The Aeromicrobium yanjiei genome includes a region encoding these proteins:
- a CDS encoding ABC transporter ATP-binding protein: protein MSGGRPGGPALAGMGMPPARAQDFKGTLRRLADRVLDERRLIWGVVAFGVIATSLSVIGPKVLGRATDIVFTGYLSDQFPAGATKAEVVDELRAEGKDQLASLVGSVDLQPGSGIDFTSLSWVLGGVLVLYVLASLLQWFQGRITTIVVQRTVARLRDDVEAKLNRLPLSYFDRTERGEVLSRTTNDIDNIAQSFQQTMSQLLTSLLMVIGTLAMMIVISPLLAIVALLTIPLALVITRAVTKRSQPQFMKQWASTGRLNGHIEEVFTGHEVVKVFGRQAEAREEFEARNAKVFEASFKAQFISGVVQPVMMFISNINYVLVAVIGGLRVASGSLSIGDVQAFIQYSRQFTQPLTQLAAMIQVLQSGVASAERVFALLDEDEERPDEADAPFPDPVRGRVVFEDVSFSYVPGEPLIEHLDLVAEPGQTIAIVGPTGAGKTTLTNLVLRFYDVDAGRITLDGVDIARMDRGPLRRNFGVVLQDTWLFKGTIRENIAYGAEGASEAEIIAASEAAFVDHFVRTLPDGYDTVIDDEGTNVSAGQRQLLTIARAFLADPSILVLDEATSSVDTRTESLVQGAMELLRSGRTSFVIAHRLSTIRDADHIVVMEEGHIVEQGTHEELRAAGGAYERLYTAQFAAPSA from the coding sequence ATGAGCGGGGGACGTCCGGGAGGGCCCGCGCTCGCCGGCATGGGCATGCCGCCGGCCCGGGCACAGGACTTCAAGGGCACGCTGCGCCGTCTCGCCGACCGGGTGCTCGACGAGCGCCGGCTCATCTGGGGGGTCGTGGCCTTCGGCGTCATCGCGACGTCGCTGTCCGTGATCGGGCCCAAGGTCCTCGGCCGGGCGACCGACATCGTCTTCACGGGATATCTGTCCGACCAGTTCCCGGCGGGCGCCACGAAGGCCGAGGTCGTCGACGAGCTCCGCGCCGAGGGCAAGGACCAGCTCGCGTCCCTCGTCGGGTCGGTCGACCTGCAGCCCGGCTCGGGCATCGACTTCACGAGCCTGTCGTGGGTGCTGGGCGGCGTGCTCGTGCTGTACGTCCTGGCGTCGTTGCTCCAGTGGTTCCAGGGCCGCATCACCACGATCGTCGTGCAGCGCACCGTGGCGAGGCTGCGCGACGACGTCGAGGCCAAGCTCAACCGGCTGCCGCTGTCGTACTTCGACCGCACCGAGCGGGGCGAGGTGCTCTCACGCACGACCAACGACATCGACAACATCGCGCAGTCGTTCCAGCAGACCATGAGCCAGCTGCTCACGTCGCTGCTCATGGTGATCGGCACGCTCGCGATGATGATCGTGATCTCGCCCCTGCTCGCGATCGTCGCGCTGCTCACGATCCCGCTCGCGCTGGTGATCACCCGCGCGGTCACCAAGCGGTCGCAGCCGCAGTTCATGAAGCAGTGGGCCAGCACCGGTCGCCTCAACGGGCACATCGAGGAGGTCTTCACGGGCCACGAGGTGGTCAAGGTCTTCGGCCGCCAGGCCGAGGCGCGTGAGGAGTTCGAGGCGCGCAACGCCAAGGTCTTCGAGGCGTCCTTCAAGGCCCAGTTCATCTCCGGCGTCGTGCAGCCGGTGATGATGTTCATCAGCAACATCAACTACGTGCTCGTCGCGGTCATCGGCGGGCTCCGCGTGGCGTCGGGATCGCTGAGCATCGGCGACGTCCAGGCGTTCATCCAGTACTCGCGCCAGTTCACCCAGCCGCTGACCCAGCTCGCGGCGATGATCCAGGTGCTGCAGTCGGGTGTCGCGTCGGCCGAACGCGTCTTCGCCCTGCTCGACGAGGACGAGGAGCGTCCCGACGAGGCCGATGCGCCGTTCCCCGATCCGGTGCGCGGCCGGGTGGTGTTCGAGGACGTGTCGTTCTCGTACGTGCCGGGGGAGCCCTTGATCGAGCACCTCGACCTGGTCGCCGAGCCCGGGCAGACGATCGCGATCGTCGGCCCGACCGGAGCCGGCAAGACCACGCTGACCAATCTCGTGCTCCGCTTCTACGACGTGGACGCCGGCCGCATCACCCTCGACGGCGTCGACATCGCGCGGATGGACCGGGGACCGCTGCGGCGCAACTTCGGCGTCGTGCTGCAGGACACCTGGCTCTTCAAGGGCACGATCCGCGAGAACATCGCGTACGGTGCCGAGGGCGCCTCGGAGGCCGAGATCATCGCTGCGTCCGAGGCCGCGTTCGTGGACCACTTCGTCCGTACGCTGCCGGACGGCTACGACACCGTGATCGACGACGAGGGGACCAACGTCAGCGCAGGCCAGCGCCAGCTGCTGACGATCGCCCGCGCGTTCCTGGCCGATCCGTCGATCCTCGTGCTCGACGAGGCGACCAGCTCGGTCGACACCCGCACCGAGTCGCTCGTGCAGGGGGCGATGGAGCTGCTGCGGTCGGGGCGGACGTCGTTCGTCATCGCCCACCGCCTGTCCACGATCCGCGACGCCGACCACATCGTGGTGATGGAGGAGGGGCACATCGTCGAGCAGGGCACGCACGAGGAGCTGCGGGCAGCCGGCGGGGCGTACGAGCGGCTCTACACCGCGCAGTTCGCGGCGCCGAGCGCCTAG